In the Acropora muricata isolate sample 2 chromosome 10, ASM3666990v1, whole genome shotgun sequence genome, one interval contains:
- the LOC136887371 gene encoding hydroxylysine kinase-like codes for MDKVKELLTSLSRKPLVTKCQAVAMATQLFELNVINHSSITEMDSYDDRIFYIQGSLPERVQNLTNGLNSSGYGEYILKIVNQTNTNQEHLIQSQCDVMLFLNAQGHKCSTPVLSTFGTSFVKCKIPRTIPTGHIAETTYSREDRRSGMFEVYNGEENSDEEYFVCAVILLKFVNGKGLNETTLTTQLLFDAGVALGRLDHDLEKLGCLKFDRTGFMWDLATVGEQIEPLLDAIDDKQHVEMVKEVCETFRSEVSPKLHLLPKQIIHGDANYTNILLASGCDGSKPQFGFIDFADLHYTCRVFEIAVSLMYIFNIPCDLNCGRSRTAGHFLAGYHSVNPLSDTEFELLPVLVASRFCQSLIISAFSCKYLCPDNTYVMELSNNGWKNFEMFWKLSKDEVMKTRLEVRQ; via the exons ATGGATAAAGTAAAGGAACTCCTTACCAGTCTTTCTAGAAAACCACTGGTCACCAAATGTCAAGCGGTAGCCATGGCAACTCAACTCTTTGAACTGAATGTTATAAATCATTCCTCCATCACGGAAATGGACAGCTACGATGACAGAATTTTTTATATTCAAGGATCTCTACCAGAAAGGGTGCAAAATTTGACGAATGGTCTCAATTCATCAGGTTATGGCGAGTACATTCTCAAAATTGTAAACCAAACGAACACGAATCAAGAACATTTAATCCAGAGCCAATGCGATGTCATGTTGTTCCTTAACGCGCAGGGCCATAAATGCTCCACCCCAGTCCTTTCAACATTTGGCACGTCCTTTGTGAAGTGTAAGATTCCAAGAACCATACCCACTGGCCACATTGCTGAGACAACGTATAGCCGAGAGGATCGTCGCAGTGGGATGTTTGAAGTTTACAATGGTGAGGAGAATTCTGACGAGGAGTATTTTGTCTGCGCAGTAATTTTGCTGAAATTTGTGAACGGAAAAGGGCTGAATGAAACAACCCTGACCACCCAGCTGTTGTTTGACGCAGGGGTGGCTCTCGGAAGATTGGATCATGACTTAGAG AAACTTGGGTGTCTCAAATTCGATCGGACTGGCTTCATGTGGGATTTAGCTACAGTTGGTGAACAAATAGAGCCGCTACTGGATGCCATCGATGACAAGCAGCATGTTGAGATGGTCAAAGAAGTATGTGAAACTTTCAGAAGCGAAGTTTCTCCAAAATTACATCTTTTACCGAAGCAGATTATTCATGGTGATGCAAATTATACGAACATTTTATTAGCTTCCGGTTGCGATGGATCCAAACCACAATTTGGTTTCATTGACTTTGCAGACCTGCATTACACGTGCCGCGTTTTTGAAATAGCGGTGTCATTAATGTACATCTTTAATATCCCCTGTGATTTGAACTGCGGGAGATCCCGAACAGCGGGACATTTCCTCGCAGGTTATCACTCTGTCAATCCCTTGTCTGATACAGAATTTGAATTGCTTCCCGTTTTGGTAGCTTCACGGTTCTGTCAATCGCTTATTATTAGCGCTTTCTCCTGTAAATATTTGTGTCCGGATAACACGTATGTCATGGAGCTTAGTAACAACGGAtggaaaaattttgaaatgttttggaAGCTCTCTAAGGATGAGGTGATGAAAACGCGGTTGGAAGTTCGGCAATGA